One part of the Solanum dulcamara chromosome 8, daSolDulc1.2, whole genome shotgun sequence genome encodes these proteins:
- the LOC129898994 gene encoding uncharacterized protein LOC129898994 codes for MVNLEKPKRRVAFVLIDGVGDVSLPRFGYKTPLQLAKIPNLDAIASAGVNGLMDPVEVGLGCGSDTAHLSLLGYEPRVYYRGRGAFESMGAGLAMSPGDIAFKSNFATLDEETGIVVSRRADRHFEEEGPILCAALDGMKLPSFPEYEIRVRYATEHRCGVVVKGPKLSGNISGTDPLKDNRLLLQANPLDDTDEAKHTAAVVNELSKEISRILLSHPLNAKRAAEGKNVANLVLLRGCGIRIEVAPFEKIHGLWPCMVAPTKIIAGLGLSLGIDILEAPGATGDYRTLLTSKATAIARALSAPLQSCPNVFVPGEDEHKPGRFDGYDFGFLHIKAIDDAGHDKASVFKVKGLEAVDCAIGQLARLLWEAESAGKFSYYLCVTGDHSTPVEYGDHSFEPVPFALCSLKDFVSALGGESVLSAISLDPFPLPSVQAGEDLNTGTRIEEDKNNKLQFLAGDFVDKFSEIAAARGCLGRFPGSEMMGIIKAYLKLEA; via the exons ATGGTTAACTTGGAGAAGCCAAAGAGAAGAGTTGCCTTTGTGCTTATTGATGGTGTGGGAGATGTCTCTCTGCCAAGATTTGGTTATAAAACCCCACTTCAATTGGCCAAAATACCAAATTTGGATGCCATAGCATCTGCCGGAGTTAATGGTCTGATGGATCCTGTTGAAGTCGGCTTGGGTTGTGGAAGTGATACCGCCCATCTTTCTCTACTTGGATATGAACCTAGGGTATATTACCGAGGTCGGGGTGCATTTGAGTCGATGGGTGCCGGGTTGGCAATGTCACCAGGAGATATTGCATTTAAG TCAAACTTTGCTACGCTGGATGAGGAAACCGGAATAGTTGTTAGCCGGAGGGCTGATAGGCATTTTGAGGAAGAAGGGCCGATTCTTTGTGCAGCATTGGATGGAATGAAGTTGCCCTCTTTTCCTGAATATGAAATTAGAGTCAG GTATGCTACGGAGCATAGATGTGGAGTGGTTGTCAAGGGACCAAAATTAAGTGGAAATATATCGGGAACTGACCCATTGAAAGACAACCGCTTACTTTTACAAGCGAACCCTCTTGATGATACAGATGAAGCAAAGCACACAGCTGCTGTTGTCAATGAACTGTCTAAAGAAATTTCGCGCATTTTGCTTTCCCATCCATTGAATGCAAAACGGGCAGCAGAAGGAAAGAATGTAGCAAATCTGGTTCTTTTACGAGGATGCGGCATTAGAATTGAG GTTGCTCCATTTGAAAAGATACATGGTCTCTGGCCATGCATGGTAGCTCCTACCAAAATTATTGCTGGCTTGGGTTTGTCACTCGGGATTGATATTCTGGAAGCTCCTGGAGCGACAGGAGACTATAGGACATTATTAACATCAAAAGCAACTGCCATAGCCAGGGCACTCTCGGCACCTCTACAGTCTTGTCCCAATGTTTTTGTGCCCGGGGAAGATGAGCACAAGCCTGGCCGATTTGATGGCTATGATTTTGGGTTCCTCCACATTAAG GCAATTGACGATGCAGGTCATGATAAAGCAAGTGTGTTCAAAGTGAAGGGATTGGAAGCTGTTGATTGTGCTATAGGTCAATTAGCTAGGCTTCTTTGGGAGGCTGAATCAGCTGGAAAATTCAGCTATTACCTTTGTGTCACTGGGGACCACTCCACACCTGTAGAATATGGAGATCACAGCTTTGAACCAGTGCCATTTGCATTATGTAGTTTAAAAGACTTTGTGAGTGCTTTGGGTGGAGAATCTGTCCTGTCAGCTATTTCCCTTGATCCATTTCCCCTTCCATCTGTCCAAGCTGGTGAAGACCTAAATACTGGTACAAGGATTGAAGAAGACAAAAATAACAAGCTTCAGTTTCTTGCTGGTGATTTTGTTGACAAGTTCAGTGAAATAGCAGCTGCTAGAGGTTGTCTTGGTCGGTTTCCCGGAAGTGAGATGATGGGAATCATAAAGGCATATCTTAAACTTGAAGCTTGA